The following DNA comes from Kaistia sp. 32K.
GACCGCATGGGTCCGGCCGGGCAACACGTCGCCGACCTCGCGCGGCTTCAGCCGGGCGATCAGGCAGCAGATCTTCGACGAGCCGATGTCGAGGATCGACACGACCGTGCTCTTCTTGGTGGGCAGCGGGCGCATGCGGCTGTCGGAGGATACAAACAACGACATCAGGTGCTCGCTCCCTTACGCTTGGCGAGCTTCTCGCGTTCCTTGATCAGCGCAGTCCGCCGTTCGGCCGCTTCCGGCGTCAGGCGAACGAACATCTGGTTGCCGAGGCGCAGGTCGATGCTCTGGATATCCTTCGACAGGATGCCATCCTTCTGGTCGAGCGCGGCGATGAGCGAGACGGCCGCCTCGGGCTCGTCCTGCGGCAGCATCAGCGTCACGCCGTTGTCGAGCACGAGGTTCCAGCGCCGTTCCGAGATCAGCACGGCGGCGCGCAGGCGCGAGCGGATCGACGGCGCGGCATCGGCGAGCTTGAGCGCCTCGCCGGCGCGCTTGTCGGCGCCCTGCCCCACCACCCGGATCAGGTCGTAGTGCCCGTCGGAGGCTTCGCTGATGACGCGGCCGGTCTCGTCGATGACCGAGAGCGTCTGGTCGCGCTGCCACAGCACATAGGGCTTGCGCTCCTGGATCGTGATCTTGAGCGTCGCGGGATAGATCTTGCGCAGCGTCGCGTTCTCGACCCAGGGCAGCGTCTCGACGCGTTCGCGCGCGGCTGCGAGATCGAACAGCGCCAGCGACGCCTCGGGCGGCAGCTCCAGGCGGTTCAGGACCGCGATCTCCGACGTCTCGGTCTGGCCGGTGATGCGGACATTGTCGATCGCGAGGCCGGAGGTCGAGCTGATCCAGGTCAGCGTCTCGTCGACACGATCGGCCGAGACGATGCCGGCGATGCCGGTGGCGGCGAAAAGCAGCGCCGTGCCCTTCAGGCCGGCATGACGAGGCACCTGCCAGTTGGCCCGGGAGAGCGCGCGGATCCGCCGGCGCAGCCAGAGCCTGAAGCCCGAGGCCACATCCGCAGCCGGCGCATCATTCGCCGTTTCCTTGGTCGATCTCGGGCTTATCTGCCGCAAGATGCGTCCTCCACCATCCAACTAACCAGAGCCGGAAAATCCATTCCGGCATGTCGCGCCATATCCGGGACCAGCGACGTCGCCGTCATGCCCGGCTGGGTGTTCACTTCGAGGCAGACGAGCTCCCCCGTACCGTCCGGGCGATCGTCATATCGGAAGTCGGCACGGCTGATGCCGCGACATCCGAGAGCCCGATGCGCCCGTACCGCTAGATTCTGTATACTTTGGTAAATATTTGGTGAAAGCGGCGCCGGAATTACGTGGCGGGCACCATGGTCGGAATATTTGGAATCATAGTCGTACCAGCCACCATCGGCCATCACGAGCTCAATGATATCAAAGGCTTCGTCGCCCTTGACACCGCAGGTGAGCTCCCGTCCGCCGACGTAACGCTCGACCATGACGGTCTCGCCATAGGCCCAGTCATCCGCAAATAATTGCTGAGGCGGGTTAATCGCGCCCTCGCGGACGATCAGCACGCCGAAGCTCGACCCCTCCGCCACCGGCTTGACGACATAGGGCGGCTCCATCGGATGGGCGCGGGCGGCCTCCAGGCGATGGACGAGCAGCGACTCGGCGACCGGAATGCCGGCGGCCTTCATCACGTCCTTGGCGCGCGCCTTGTTCATGGCGAGCGCCGAAGCGAGCACGCCGGAATGCGTATAGGGAATGCCGAGGATCTCGAGCACGCCCTGGATCGAGCCATCCTCGCCGAACGGACCATGGAGCGCGTTGAGGGCGACGTCCGGCTTCAGCTTCGCCAGCACCTCGGCGATGTCGCGCTGCACGTCGACGCGCGTAACCCGGTAGCCAGCCTGCTCCAATGCGTCGGCGCAGCCGTTCCCCGAATTGAGCGACACCGGACGCTCGCTGGACCACCCGCCCATGAGGACGGCGACATGCTTCGCCAAAACGCTTTCCTTCCAACCGAATCGGATTCGGTCGGAATATCTACGAAAATTGGTAAAGAAGCGTTAACCAAACCGCCTCGCGGGCCGCAAAAAAATTCTTCGAGTCCGGGCCGTCTTTTCGGGCGCGGAAACCGAGCTGGCCCAACGCCCGATTTTGGCGGAAATGCTGGATTTTTCCGACCGATCGGTCGCGCCGGCCGGTGCAGAAAGCTGTCGAAAAAACGCCTCCGCAAGGACGACTTGCCGCACAAAAAAAGCACCCCGGCCGAGCTTGGCCGGGGTGCTTCGTTAACGGTTCGGAAAGGCCCGGCAATCGCCGGATGCAGCCCTCGGAAAGAGGACTCGCGGAACGTGCCGTCAGACGGTCGGCGCCACGGCCTCGAGCTCGGCCGGCAGCGCATAGGCCCAGTTGGTGATCGAGCCGGCGCCGAGGCAGACGACATAGTCGCCGGGCTTGGCGATGGCGGCGATCTCGGGGGCGAGCGCCTGCGGGCCGAGCAGGACGCGCGCATCGCGATGGCCGCGCACCTTCAGCCCGTCGACGAGATGATCGCTGTCGATGCCCTCGATCGGGCTCTCGCCCGCCGCGTAGACGGGGGCGACGAACACGGTGTCGGCGTCGTTGAAGCAGGTGCAGAAGCCGTCGAAGAGATCGCGCAGGCGGGTGTAGCGGTGCGGCTGGACGACGGCGATGACGCGTCCCTTGGTCGAGGCGCGCGCCGCCTTCAGCACCGCGGCGATCTCGACCGGATGGTGGCCGTAATCGTCGAACACCTCGACGCCATTCCAGGAGCCGGTACGGGTGAAGCGCCGCTTGACGCCGCCGAAGGCCGCGAGCCCCTTGCGGATCGCCTCGTCGGAAATGCCGAGATGATGGGCGATGGCGATCGCGCCGGTGGCGTTCTGCACATTGTGCTCGCCCGGCATCGGCAGCACGAGGTCGACCAGCTCAGACGTCTCGCCGGTCACGCGGTCGCGGATGCTGGCGGTGAAGATGGAGACGCCACCCTCGTTGCGCAGATTGCTGTAGCGGATGTCGGCCTGCGGGTTGGCGCCATAGGTGATGATGCGCCGGTCCTCGATCTTGCCGATCAGCGACTGCACCTCGGGATGATCGAGGCACATGACGGCGAAGCCGTAGAACGGGATGTTCTCGATGAACTGCTTGTAGGCGTCGCGCGCCTTGTCGAAGCTGCCGTAGTGATCGAGATGCTCGGGATCGATGTTGGTGACGAGCGCCACGTCGGCCGGCAGCTTGACGAAGGTGCCGTCGCTCTCGTCCGCCTCGACGACGACCCAGTCGCTGGCGCCCATGCGGGCGTTGGTGCCGTAGGCGTTGATGATGCCGCCATTGATGACGGTGGGGTCGAAGCCGCCGGCGTCGAGCAACGCCGCCACCATCGAGGTGGTCGTGGTCTTGCCGTGCGTGCCGGCGATGGCGATGGCGCTCTTCAGGCGCATCAGCTCGGCCAGCATCTCGGCGCGGCGGACGACGGGAAGGAGCCGCTCGCGCGCCGCCTTCAGCTCCGGATTGTTCGCCTTGATGGCCGAGGAGACGACGACGACGCGGGCGTCGTTGAGATTGGCGGCGTCATGGCCGATCGCGATCGTGGCGCCCTTCGCCTTCAGGCGCTGGACATTGGCGTTCTCGGACGCGTCCGAGCCCTGCACGCGATAGCCGAGATTGACCAGCACCTCGGCAATGCCGCTCATGCCGATACCGCCAATGCCGACGAAATGAACGGGACCAATGTCCCGGGGCATCTTCATGTTCAGACTCCGGTAGATGCGCCAGACCGCCCGCCACCGGCTACGCGCTCGACCAGATCGGCCAGGCGTTCAACGGCATCGGGGCGTCCGACTGATTTCGCTGAGGCCGCCGCCCGGGCGAGACGCCCCGGCTCGGCCAGAAAGGCCGTCAGTTCGCGCGCCAGGCGGTCGGCTGTCAACTCGGCCTGCGGCACGACCCATCCGCCGCCCACCTTGGCGAGCACGAGCGCGTTGGCGCTCTGGTCCTGATCGATGGCGCCGGGCAACGGCACCATGATCGCCGGACGGCCGATCACGGCCAGTTCGCAGACGGTCGACGCGCCGGAGCGCGAGATGACGAGATGGCTATTCGCGATGCGCGCCGGCATGTCCTGGAAGAACGGCGCCAGCTCCGCCTGGACGCCGAGCCTGTCATAGGCGGCGCGGACACGCTCCAGATCTTCCGGGCGGCATTGCTGCGTGATGACGAGCCGCGCGCGCGAGCCGGCGTCGAGCTTTTCCAGCGCGTCAGGCAGGAGATCGGAGAAGAAGCGGGCGCCCTGGCTGCCGCCGAAGATGACGAGCCGGAGCGGTCCCCCCTCTGGCAGCGCCGGATAGGCGATTGTGCTGGCGTCGATCACCGCATGGCGGACGGGATTGCCGGTCTGGACCACCTTGCCGCCGGCGGCATTCGCATGGCCGACTTCCGGGAACGAGGTCGCCACCGCGCTGACGCGCGACGCCAGGAGGCGGTTGGCGCGGCCGAGCACGGCGTTGGCGTCATGCGCCACGGTCGGGATGCCGAGATGGACAGCCGCGAGCAAAGGCGGCACGGTCGGATAGCCGCCAAAGCCGACGACGGCGCTGGGCCGCACCCGCTTCAGCATCGCCTTCGACTGGCGATAGCCCTGCCAGAGCTTCCAGGCGGCGGAGACCAGAGCGGTCGGCGACTTCACCGACGGCGTCGCCGAGCGGATGATGTGCGTCTCGTCGGCGGGGAAATTCTGGCCGTAGGTCTCGGCGCGATGGTCGGTGGCGAGATGCACCGACCATCCCCGCGCCTTCAGGACGAAAGCCAGCGCCTCGGCCGGGAACAGATGCCCGCCCGTTCCGCCGGCACAAAGCAGGATGGTCTTTTCCATGGCCTCACGCAGCCTTGGGACCGGCCGTCGCGAAACGGCTGAACCCGGATGTCAGACGCGCCGGCTCGAAGCGGCGACGGGTCAAAGCGAGCACCAGCCCCATCTGGAAGGCGATCGCCAGCATCGACGAGCCGCCATAGGAGATGAACGGCAGCGTCATGCCCTTGGCCGGCATCAGGTTCAAATTCACCGCCATGTTGATGACCGACTGGACGCCGAACAGCACCATGAGGCCCGACGAGGCGAGGCGAACGAACGCGTCCTCGTTCTTCAGGCTGTGGCTCAGGCCGCGCACGACGACGAAGCCGAACATCAGCACCAGGCCCATGCAGAGGATGATGCCGAACTCTTCCGCGGCGACCGCGAAGATGAAGTCGGTATGGCTGTCCGGCAGGATGCGCTTGACGACGCCCTCGCCGGGGCCGCGGCCGAACCAGCCGCCATGGACGATCGAATTCAGCGCCGTGTCGACCTGGAACGTATCGCCGGCGCCCGGATCGAGGAAGCGGTTGATACGGCCTGCGAAGTGCGGAAACACCGTGTAGGCGGCAACAATGCCGACGGCGGCGAGGCCGGCGAGCCCGACGATCCAGAACCAGGAAAGCCCCGCCATGAAGAACACCGCCGACCAGGCGATGACGACGAGCATGGTCTGACCGAGATCGGGCTGCGCCACCAGCAGCGCCGCGACGATGGCGAGAAGCAGCATCGCGAAGATGTTGCCGGGAATGTCGTTGCGGCGCGAATTCTCGGTGAAGAGCCAGGCCGAGAGCACCAGGAAGGCCGGCTTGATGAATTCGGACGGCTGCAGCGAGA
Coding sequences within:
- a CDS encoding cell division protein FtsQ/DivIB codes for the protein MRQISPRSTKETANDAPAADVASGFRLWLRRRIRALSRANWQVPRHAGLKGTALLFAATGIAGIVSADRVDETLTWISSTSGLAIDNVRITGQTETSEIAVLNRLELPPEASLALFDLAAARERVETLPWVENATLRKIYPATLKITIQERKPYVLWQRDQTLSVIDETGRVISEASDGHYDLIRVVGQGADKRAGEALKLADAAPSIRSRLRAAVLISERRWNLVLDNGVTLMLPQDEPEAAVSLIAALDQKDGILSKDIQSIDLRLGNQMFVRLTPEAAERRTALIKEREKLAKRKGAST
- a CDS encoding D-alanine--D-alanine ligase yields the protein MGGWSSERPVSLNSGNGCADALEQAGYRVTRVDVQRDIAEVLAKLKPDVALNALHGPFGEDGSIQGVLEILGIPYTHSGVLASALAMNKARAKDVMKAAGIPVAESLLVHRLEAARAHPMEPPYVVKPVAEGSSFGVLIVREGAINPPQQLFADDWAYGETVMVERYVGGRELTCGVKGDEAFDIIELVMADGGWYDYDSKYSDHGARHVIPAPLSPNIYQSIQNLAVRAHRALGCRGISRADFRYDDRPDGTGELVCLEVNTQPGMTATSLVPDMARHAGMDFPALVSWMVEDASCGR
- the murC gene encoding UDP-N-acetylmuramate--L-alanine ligase — translated: MKMPRDIGPVHFVGIGGIGMSGIAEVLVNLGYRVQGSDASENANVQRLKAKGATIAIGHDAANLNDARVVVVSSAIKANNPELKAARERLLPVVRRAEMLAELMRLKSAIAIAGTHGKTTTTSMVAALLDAGGFDPTVINGGIINAYGTNARMGASDWVVVEADESDGTFVKLPADVALVTNIDPEHLDHYGSFDKARDAYKQFIENIPFYGFAVMCLDHPEVQSLIGKIEDRRIITYGANPQADIRYSNLRNEGGVSIFTASIRDRVTGETSELVDLVLPMPGEHNVQNATGAIAIAHHLGISDEAIRKGLAAFGGVKRRFTRTGSWNGVEVFDDYGHHPVEIAAVLKAARASTKGRVIAVVQPHRYTRLRDLFDGFCTCFNDADTVFVAPVYAAGESPIEGIDSDHLVDGLKVRGHRDARVLLGPQALAPEIAAIAKPGDYVVCLGAGSITNWAYALPAELEAVAPTV
- the murG gene encoding undecaprenyldiphospho-muramoylpentapeptide beta-N-acetylglucosaminyltransferase, which codes for MEKTILLCAGGTGGHLFPAEALAFVLKARGWSVHLATDHRAETYGQNFPADETHIIRSATPSVKSPTALVSAAWKLWQGYRQSKAMLKRVRPSAVVGFGGYPTVPPLLAAVHLGIPTVAHDANAVLGRANRLLASRVSAVATSFPEVGHANAAGGKVVQTGNPVRHAVIDASTIAYPALPEGGPLRLVIFGGSQGARFFSDLLPDALEKLDAGSRARLVITQQCRPEDLERVRAAYDRLGVQAELAPFFQDMPARIANSHLVISRSGASTVCELAVIGRPAIMVPLPGAIDQDQSANALVLAKVGGGWVVPQAELTADRLARELTAFLAEPGRLARAAASAKSVGRPDAVERLADLVERVAGGGRSGASTGV
- the ftsW gene encoding putative lipid II flippase FtsW is translated as MVSRADRSVFAEWWWTVDKYLLFGLLGLMICGVVLSLAGSPPVAERIGLDSFHFVERHVMFMVPTIIIMIATSFLSPRNVRRTALIVFSISIVLMFLTLFVGQEVKGARRWINVLGFSLQPSEFIKPAFLVLSAWLFTENSRRNDIPGNIFAMLLLAIVAALLVAQPDLGQTMLVVIAWSAVFFMAGLSWFWIVGLAGLAAVGIVAAYTVFPHFAGRINRFLDPGAGDTFQVDTALNSIVHGGWFGRGPGEGVVKRILPDSHTDFIFAVAAEEFGIILCMGLVLMFGFVVVRGLSHSLKNEDAFVRLASSGLMVLFGVQSVINMAVNLNLMPAKGMTLPFISYGGSSMLAIAFQMGLVLALTRRRFEPARLTSGFSRFATAGPKAA